In Gossypium arboreum isolate Shixiya-1 chromosome 5, ASM2569848v2, whole genome shotgun sequence, a single genomic region encodes these proteins:
- the LOC108451047 gene encoding receptor-like protein 9DC3, with amino-acid sequence MSSPTKICNLSFLSVLDFSKSKLGGTIPDCFGTYSDQLSVVLLRTLNLNGNQLEGSIPQSLTNCHSLEVLDLGNNNINDTFPYWLGTLPNLQVLVLRSNRFHGDIQNFNGTFSFSSLQMINLSRNEFTGHILLELFENLKSMKDIPVDKSGPMYMGGGHYQDSVIITMKGLDFKLERILTSFTVIDFSSNHPKQVGELNSLIVLNFSHNSLAGNIPPSLGKMTALESLDLLSNKLQGRIPVQLTDLTNLGALNLSHNNLEGQIPLANHFDTFSNDSFDGNSGLCGFPLSKKCGNNQELESPPSTVADESETTLVWKIAAMGYGSGLMLGLSMGYIVFTTG; translated from the coding sequence ATGAGTTCTCCAACCAAGATTTGCAATTTGAGTTTTCTTTCTGTACTTGACTTCTCTAAGAGCAAGTTGGGCGGAACTATTCCAGATTGTTTTGGGACTTATAGCGACCAGCTTTCAGTGGTTCTTTTGAGAACACTTAATCTCAATGGTAACCAACTTGAAGGATCAATTCCACAGTCATTAACGAACTGCCACAGTTTGGAAGTTTTAGATTTGGGCAACAACAACATAAATGATACATTTCCTTATTGGTTAGGTACGCTTCCAAATCTGCAAGTTCTTGTCCTTCGATCTAATAGATTCCATGGTgacatacaaaatttcaatggAACATTTTCCTTCAGCAGCCTTCAAATGATTAATCTCTCTCGAAATGAGTTCACTGGTCACATCCTACTTGagctatttgaaaatttaaaatcaatGAAAGATATTCCGGTAGACAAAAGTGGTCCAATGTACATGGGAGGAGGTCATTATCAAGACTCTGTAATTATAACAATGAAAGGGTTGGATTtcaaacttgaaagaattttaacTTCTTTCACAGTTATTGATTTTTCAAGCAACCATCCTAAACAAGTTGGAGAACTTAACTCACTCATAGTGCTCAACTTCTCGCACAATAGCTTAGCAGGTAATATTCCACCATCACTAGGAAAAATGACAGCACTTGAATCATTGGATCTCTTGTCAAACAAGCTTCAAGGAAGAATCCCAGTGCAGTTAACTGACTTGACAAATCTTGGAGCATTGAATCTTTCTCATAACAATCTTGAGGGGCAGATACCGTTAGCTAATCATTTCGATACTTTCTCAAACGATTCGTTCGATGGCAACTCCGGACTATGTGGATTTCCATTGTCAAAGAAATGTGGCAACAATCAGGAACTAGAATCACCTCCATCAACAGTTGCGGACGAATCTGAAACAACACTTGTTTGGAAAATTGCAGCAATGGGTTATGGAAGTGGACTAATGCTTGGATTGAGTATGGGATACATAGTTTTCACAACTGGGTGA
- the LOC108451048 gene encoding receptor-like protein 53, producing the protein MVYLILCFLLGFFNSSLLSPSLSVSSTHLCRPEQSSALLNFKSNLCISRSIYKTHCLGEVHIPSHKTDSWDEGTNCCKWEGVMCDNKKGNVIGLDLSCSGLIGSLQSNSSLFSLQNLRWLNLAGNDLGISEIPSEFGKLRSLTYLNLSGAGFTGFVPPEIYLLSDLVSLDLSLNYGLFFRNHDFNMLVHNLTKLENIVLRGMSLSLVVPYSFLNLTVSLKHLSLSYCDLQGNFPTQVFHLPYLENIILKSNPNLTGYLPETNWSSPLSLLDVSRTRFPKGLPRSVGNLKHLKALSLSSCVFMGSIPSTLGNLTKLTFLDISDNMFQGQIPDVFVNLNDLSSMDFSSNNFSGVFPSSAFNLTSLTFMDFSFNFLQGTLPNNISGLSYLRKLYLYANLLSGRVPGWLFSLPSLEYLDLHSNKLNGPIDPIQEPNLVQQVDLSKNEIQGTVPSSFFDLINLTFLDLSSNNLSDNIKSCMLAKLRNLTVLDLSFNNLLSVTRCSDDVNSTLPMIDQFYFSSCNMQRFPSFLNASKSLRDLDISDNQIHGSITKWEAEGWENLVTLRLSMNFMTGVEQVPGKNLLTLDLGSNSLQGPLPALPRTLLYLLISDNELVGEIPSKICNLSILAVLDLSKNKLGGIIPDCPGNFSDLLQVVNLNMNYFIGKIPRWLQSDSLRSLNLNGNQLEGSIPQSLANCNRLEVLDLGNNKLEDTFPYWLGTLPELQVLVIRSNRFHGDIRNFNDTYSFRSLRMIDLSRNEFTGHLPLELFENFKAIRDIQENKTGGPEYIGGDYYQDSVTVTMKGSDFELVRILTVFTVIDFSSNHFKGPIPKAIGELNSLIVLNFSHNSLTGNIPPSFGKLAALESLDLSSNKLQGRIPIQLTNLTFLGALNISHNNLEGPIPLANHFDTFSNDSFAGNSGLCGFPLSKTCGNDQEPKSPPPTVADESEIALTWKIAAMGYGSGLVIGLSMGYIVFTTGRPRWLVKMIKRNQEKRMRRRIHRNGRRKN; encoded by the coding sequence ATGGTATATTTAATCCTATGCTTCCTTTTGGGCTTCTTCAACTCTTCATTGCTATCCCCTTCTTTGTCTGTTTCTTCAACACATTTATGTCGTCCCGAACAGAGTTCTGCATTGCTGAATTTCAAGAGCAACCTTTGCATTTCCAGATCCATTTATAAAACTCATTGTTTAGGAGAAGTTCACATTCCTTCTCACAAGACGGATTCTTGGGATGAAGGTACTAATTGTTGCAAATGGGAAGGTGTGATGTGTGATAACAAGAAAGGCAATGTGATCGGCCTTGATCTCAGTTGTAGTGGACTAATTGGTTCCCTCCAATCAAATAGTTCCCTCTTCTCACTTCAAAACCTTCGATGGCTCAACCTTGCCGGTAATGATCTCGGCATCTCTGAAATCCCATCTGAGTTTGGGAAGTTGAGGAGTCTAACTTATCTCAATCTCTCTGGCGCTGGATTCACTGGTTTTGTCCCACCTGAAATCTATCTTTTGTCAGATCTAGTTTCGCTTGACCTCAGTCTGAATTATGGTTTGTTTTTTAGGAACCATGATTTTAACATGCTTGTCCATAACCTtacaaaattagaaaatattgTCCTCCGCGGTATGAGTTTGTCTTTGGTTGTACCTTATTCTTTCCTTAACTTGACCGTCTCATTGAAGCATCTAAGTCTTTCTTACTGTGATTTGCAAGGAAATTTCCCAACCCAAGTTTTCCATCTTCCATATCTTGAAAACATCATTTTAAAAAGTAATCCAAATCTCACTGGTTATCTACCAGAAACAAATTGGAGCAGTCCCCTTAGTTTGTTGGATGTTTCACGGACAAGGTTTCCAAAAGGGTTACCCCGCTCAGTTGGTAATCTTAAACACTTGAAAGCACTTAGCCTTTCTAGTTGTGTTTTTATGGGGTCAATCCCTTCAACACTTGGAAACCTCACAAAACTCACCTTCTTGGATATCTCAGACAACATGTTCCAAGGGCAAATTCCAGATGTTTTTGTGAACTTAAACGATCTAAGTTCCATGGATTTTTCCTCTAACAATTTCAGTGGTGTCTTCCCATCATCAGCATTTAATCTCACCAGCCTTACTTTCATGGACTTCtctttcaatttccttcagggtaCCCTTCCCAACAACATAAGTGGACTTTCGTATCTACGAAAACTCTACTTATATGCAAACTTGCTTAGTGGTAGAGTACCAGGTTGGTTGTTTAGTCTACCATCTTTGGAGTATCTAGACCTCCACTCTAACAAACTTAATGGTCCCATTGACCCCATCCAAGAGCCTAATCTTGTCCAACAAGTCGATTTATCAAAGAATGAAATACAGGGAACAGTTCCAAGTTCTTTCTTTGACCTCATCAACCTTACTTTTCTTGACCTTTCATCTAATAACTTGAGTGACAATATCAAGTCATGCATGCTTGCCAAGCTTAGGAATCTAACGGTGCTTGATCTTTCATTTAACAACTTACTATCAGTAACTAGGTGTAGTGATGATGTCAATTCTACCCTACCCATGATAGATCAGTTCTATTTCTCTTCTTGCAACATGCAACGTTTCCCAAGCTTCTTGAATGCATCCAAGTCCTTGCGAGATTTAGATATTTCTGATAACCAAATTCATGGTTCTATTACGAAATGGGAAGCCGAAGGATGGGAGAACTTGGTCACTTTAAGACTTTCTATGAACTTCATGACTGGCGTAGAGCAAGTTCCGGGGAAGAATCTATTGACTCTCGACCTTGGTTCCAATTCACTTCAAGGACCACTTCCAGCTCTGCCACGAACATTGCTTTATTTGTTAATCTCAGACAATGAGCTGGTCGGAGAAATCCCTTCAAAGATTTGTAATTTGTCTATTCTTGCTGTACTCGACTTGTCCAAGAACAAGTTGGGTGGAATTATTCCAGACTGTCCTGGGAATTTTAGTGACCTTCTCCAAGTTGTGAATTTGAATATGAATTACTTTATTGGAAAAATCCCAAGATGGCTTCAAAGTGATTCGTTGAGAAGTCTTAACCTCAATGGCAACCAACTTGAAGGATCTATTCCACAATCATTGGCGAACTGCAACCGTTTGGAAGTTTTAGATTTAGGCAACAACAAATTGGAGGACACATTTCCATATTGGTTAGGTACACTTCCGGAGCTGCAAGTTCTTGTCATTAGATCTAATAGATTCCATGGTGACATTCGGAATTTCAATGACACATATTCCTTCAGGAGTTTGCGAATGATTGATCTCTCTCGAAATGAGTTTACTGGTCACTTGCCACTTGAACTCTTTGAAAATTTCAAAGCAATAAGAGATATTCAAGAAAACAAAACTGGTGGTCCAGAGTACATTGGTGGAGATTATTATCAAGACTCAGTAACTGTAACAATGAAAGGGTCGGATTTTGAACTTGTGAGAATTTTAACTGTTTTCACAGTCATTGATTTTTCAAGCAACCATTTCAAGGGGCCGATTCCTAAAGCAATTGGAGAACTTAACTCACTCATAGTGCTTAACTTCTCACACAACAGCTTAACAGGTAATATCCCACCATCATTTGGAAAATTGGCAGCACTTGAATCATTGGATCTCTCATCAAACAAGCTTCAAGGAAGAATTCCAATACAATTAACCAACTTGACATTTCTGGGAGCATTGAATATTTCTCATAACAATCTTGAAGGGCCTATACCGTTAGCTAATCACTTCGATACTTTCTCAAATGATTCCTTCGCCGGCAACTCCGGGCTATGTGGATTCCCACTGTCAAAGACATGTGGCAACGACCAGGAACCAAAGTCACCTCCACCAACAGTTGCTGATGAATCTGAAATAGCACTTACTTGGAAAATTGCAGCAATGGGTTATGGAAGTGGACTAGTGATAGGATTGAGCATGGGATACATTGTTTTCACAACTGGGAGACCTCGTTGGCTAGTGAAAATGATCAAGCGAAACCAAGAAAAAAGAATGAGGAGGAGGATCCATCGAAATGGAAGGAGGAAGAATTAG